One part of the Rutidosis leptorrhynchoides isolate AG116_Rl617_1_P2 chromosome 1, CSIRO_AGI_Rlap_v1, whole genome shotgun sequence genome encodes these proteins:
- the LOC139870540 gene encoding protein GID8 homolog, protein MSLFLSVIRQLAEIEAMATSKKVITRDEWEKKLNDVKIQKEDMNKLVMNFLVTEGYVDAAEKFRKESGTEPDIDLATITDRMAVKKAVQAGNVEDAIEKVNDLNPEILDTNPQLFFHLQQQRLIELIRNGKIEEALEFAQEELAPRGEENQSFLEELERTVALLAFEDVKNSPVGDLLDISQRLKTASEVNAAILTSQSHEKDPKLPSLLRMLLWAQNQLDEKAVYPRITDLFTATLEDPSV, encoded by the exons ATGTCATTATTTTTGAGTGTAATACGTCAACTTGCTGAAATTGAAGCTATg GCTACTTCAAAGAAGGTGATAACAAGGGACGAGTGGGAGAAAAAGCTAAATGATGTTAAAATTCAAAAAGAAGacatgaacaaattggttatgaatTTTCTTGTCACCGAAGGATATGTTGATGCTGCAGAGAAGTTCCGAAAAGAATCAGGCACAGAAC CAGATATAGACCTTGCAACCATTACAGATCGTATGGCTGTTAAGAAAGCAGTACAGGCAGGGAACGTTGAAGATGCAATTGAAAAAGTTAATGATTTGAACCCTGAG ATTCTAGATACAAATCCCCAACTGTTTTTCCATTTACAGCAGCAAAGACTTATAGAACTGATTCGGAATGGAAAGATTGAAGAGGCTCTGGAATTTGCGCAAGAGGAACTCGCGCCTAGGGGAGAGGAAAAT CAAAGTTTTTTAGAAGAGTTGGAGAGGACAGTTGCGCTGCTGGCGTTTGAAGACGTGAAGAATAGCCCTGTTGGAGATCTTTTAGACATATCACAACGTCTTAAAACCGCAAGCGAGGTCAATGCAGCAATCCTTACAAGTCAAAGCCACGAAAAAG ACCCGAAGCTGCCAAGTCTGTTAAGAATGCTTTTATGGGCCCAAAATCAGCTTGACGAAAAGGCAGTTTATCCACGCATCACTGATCTTTTCACAGCTACTCTTGAAGATCCTTCTGTTTGA